Proteins encoded in a region of the Moritella marina ATCC 15381 genome:
- the flhA gene encoding flagellar biosynthesis protein FlhA: MQVVNNLSKVWGKRAAALENIGTPIVVLATLGMVVLPMPAFLLDVFFSFNIALSLLVLLVSIYVNKPLEFAAFPTVLLIATLLRLALNVASTRVVLLEGHNGGDAAGKVIDAFGSVVIGGNLAVGLIVFMILMIINFAVVTKGAGRISEVSARFTLDAMPGKQMAIDADLNAGIIDQEQAKQRREEVTQEADFYGSMDGASKFVKGDAVAGLLILFINIIGGLIIGIMQHELSFSEASRIYTLLTIGDGLVAQIPSLLLSIAAAIIVTRQNKDEKLGTQVSSQMIANPKALAVVGVIMTVMGIVPGMPHLAFISFGLITGGWAWWLMKKQAEREANPEIVPDDADVQANLNDQKDLDWDDVKPVDTIGLEVGYRLIPMVDKSQGGELLNRIKGVRKKLSQELGFLVPAVHIRDNLDLPPNCYSINIMGVSNGEIEIFHDKELAINPGQVYGKIDGISTIDPAFGLPALWINPQQRDQAQTLGYTAVDSATVVATHLSQLLLNNAAQLLGYEEVQNLLDVLAKTHPKLVESLVPEILPLGVVVKVLQGLLNDNVPIRDIRTIVETMAEYGTKTQDPEVLISACRVSLRRMIVQDINGIDSELPVVTLAPELEQILHQSLQAAGSEGAGIEPGLAERMQTSLAEVAQNQELAGQPAILLTSGVLRSTLAKFVKHSIPSLRVLSYQEVPDDKQIRIVSVVGQ; the protein is encoded by the coding sequence ATGCAAGTAGTAAATAATCTATCCAAAGTCTGGGGTAAAAGAGCGGCCGCGCTAGAAAATATTGGTACCCCGATAGTTGTATTAGCTACATTGGGCATGGTTGTATTACCTATGCCTGCATTTCTGCTAGATGTCTTCTTTTCTTTTAATATTGCCTTGTCGTTATTAGTTTTACTTGTTTCTATATACGTCAATAAACCCCTTGAATTTGCAGCCTTTCCGACCGTATTGTTAATCGCGACGCTATTACGTTTAGCCCTGAATGTCGCTTCAACTCGAGTGGTCTTGTTAGAAGGCCATAATGGTGGTGATGCCGCTGGTAAGGTCATCGACGCTTTTGGCTCTGTGGTGATCGGCGGAAATTTGGCGGTCGGTTTGATCGTGTTTATGATCTTGATGATTATTAACTTTGCGGTTGTGACCAAAGGTGCCGGTCGTATTTCGGAAGTGAGTGCGCGTTTTACCTTGGATGCGATGCCGGGTAAACAGATGGCGATTGATGCGGATTTAAATGCGGGCATCATTGACCAAGAACAAGCAAAGCAACGTCGTGAAGAAGTTACCCAAGAAGCTGATTTCTACGGTTCAATGGATGGTGCCAGTAAATTTGTAAAAGGTGATGCGGTTGCTGGTTTATTGATTCTATTTATCAATATTATCGGCGGTTTAATCATAGGTATTATGCAACATGAACTCAGTTTCTCTGAAGCCAGCCGAATTTATACCTTGCTGACTATTGGTGATGGCTTGGTTGCACAGATCCCCTCATTATTACTGTCTATTGCTGCTGCGATTATTGTTACTCGTCAGAATAAAGATGAAAAACTCGGTACACAAGTCAGTAGTCAAATGATTGCGAACCCGAAAGCATTAGCGGTTGTGGGTGTGATTATGACTGTGATGGGGATCGTTCCGGGTATGCCACATTTGGCGTTTATTAGCTTTGGTTTAATCACAGGAGGTTGGGCTTGGTGGTTAATGAAAAAACAAGCTGAACGTGAAGCAAATCCAGAGATTGTTCCAGATGACGCAGATGTCCAAGCGAATTTAAATGATCAGAAAGACCTTGATTGGGATGATGTGAAGCCAGTTGATACTATTGGTTTAGAAGTTGGCTACCGTCTTATCCCTATGGTTGATAAGAGCCAAGGTGGTGAATTATTAAATCGTATTAAGGGCGTGCGTAAAAAGCTATCGCAAGAATTAGGCTTTTTGGTACCCGCTGTGCATATTAGAGACAATCTAGATTTACCTCCAAATTGTTATAGCATTAACATCATGGGGGTATCAAATGGCGAAATTGAAATCTTTCACGACAAAGAGCTCGCGATTAACCCTGGTCAGGTTTACGGCAAGATAGATGGTATTTCAACCATAGATCCGGCTTTTGGTTTACCTGCACTCTGGATCAACCCTCAACAGCGTGATCAAGCGCAAACCTTGGGTTATACAGCGGTTGACTCGGCTACGGTTGTTGCGACACACTTGAGTCAATTATTATTAAATAATGCGGCGCAATTACTTGGCTATGAAGAAGTACAAAATTTATTGGATGTGTTAGCTAAAACGCATCCGAAGTTGGTCGAAAGTTTAGTACCTGAGATTTTACCCCTTGGTGTCGTTGTAAAAGTACTGCAAGGGTTATTGAATGATAATGTACCTATTCGAGATATACGTACCATTGTTGAAACAATGGCTGAATATGGCACTAAAACCCAAGATCCAGAAGTTTTAATTTCTGCTTGTCGTGTCAGTTTACGCCGAATGATTGTTCAAGACATTAATGGTATCGATAGTGAATTACCCGTGGTGACATTAGCGCCGGAATTAGAGCAGATATTACATCAATCTTTACAAGCAGCTGGCAGCGAAGGTGCAGGTATCGAACCTGGGTTAGCTGAACGGATGCAAACATCGCTAGCAGAAGTTGCACAGAATCAAGAATTGGCAGGGCAACCTGCGATCTTATTAACGTCTGGGGTATTAAGATCTACATTAGCTAAGTTTGTGAAACATTCAATACCATCATTACGAGTATTGTCTTACCAAGAAGTTCCCGATGATAAACAAATCAGAATTGTCAGTGTTGTCGGTCAATAA